One genomic region from candidate division WOR-3 bacterium encodes:
- the lexA gene encoding transcriptional repressor LexA has product MRKELTKKQARILRFIKEFLERNNYPPSYEEIAQHFKMAKPSAFDHLNALQKKGYIRKKHYRARTIELVEKSTVVKEDYLIIPIVGRIAAGQPILAVENIEGNVRLDRDLIKGKDVFALRVKGDSMKDAGIYNGDLVFVRPQSVAEKNDIVAVLIGEEVTLKYYYPKNDTILLIPANKKFPTITIKKGSEEVRILGKVIGLFRRVGR; this is encoded by the coding sequence ATGCGTAAAGAGTTAACGAAAAAGCAAGCAAGAATTCTGCGGTTCATCAAAGAGTTTCTGGAACGCAATAATTATCCGCCGTCGTATGAAGAGATTGCTCAGCATTTTAAGATGGCGAAGCCGAGTGCGTTTGACCATCTCAATGCGCTACAAAAAAAGGGTTATATTCGTAAAAAGCACTATCGGGCTCGAACTATTGAACTGGTGGAAAAATCGACTGTGGTTAAGGAGGATTATCTTATAATTCCGATTGTCGGCAGGATTGCGGCCGGACAACCGATTCTGGCGGTAGAGAATATTGAAGGCAATGTTCGGCTGGACCGCGATTTGATAAAAGGTAAAGATGTCTTTGCTTTACGAGTAAAGGGCGATTCGATGAAAGATGCGGGAATTTATAATGGCGATTTGGTCTTTGTTCGTCCGCAAAGTGTCGCAGAAAAGAATGATATTGTTGCAGTGCTGATTGGTGAAGAAGTCACGCTCAAATACTATTATCCGAAAAACGATACAATTCTTTTAATCCCGGCAAATAAGAAGTTTCCTACTATCACGATAAAGAAGGGTTCTGAAGAAGTACGGATACTTGGTAAAGTTATCGGCTTATTTCGAAGAGTCGGCAGATAG